One stretch of Patescibacteria group bacterium DNA includes these proteins:
- a CDS encoding RelA/SpoT family protein has translation MEMTIDRIINKVKENSPEADLDLLRLAYDFANDAHKGQKRKTGEPYIQHTLHTAFLLAQVKADPETIMAGLLHDVPEDTEKTLKDVKDNFGGEVAFLVEGITKLSKIKYRGVDRYNESLRKMFLAMAQDLRVILIKFADRLHNLRTLEGLPEKKRTRIARETLEIYAPIAGLLGIWRFKWQLEDLCFKHLYPEEFKKLEYKYEVEQRVERNQYIQKIKKELGNKLKEVGLKEFDILGRFKHLYSIYKKMQIKNRRFDEIYDVFALRVVVPNISDCYRVLGVIHELWKPKSSRFKDYIAVPKPNGYRSLHTTVFGPGGKATEFQIRTTEMNDEAFYGIAAHWYYKKEGGIQKNAENQPRWVKDILVTQKEAMNSNEFIQKIKIDIFQKRKFVFSPKGDVFDMPEGSTPIDFAYAVHTEIGNHATGALVNNTMAKLDQTLKNGDMVEILIDKKRKGPNKDWLKFVKTGRAKDKINQALKGSSHFDNIIKLLPYTKK, from the coding sequence ATGGAGATGACAATAGACAGAATTATAAATAAGGTTAAAGAAAATAGTCCAGAAGCTGACTTGGATTTATTGCGCCTTGCTTATGATTTTGCAAATGATGCTCACAAGGGCCAAAAAAGAAAAACTGGAGAGCCCTATATCCAACACACCCTACATACTGCCTTTCTACTCGCTCAGGTTAAAGCCGATCCTGAAACTATTATGGCAGGACTTCTCCACGATGTTCCAGAAGATACTGAAAAAACATTAAAAGACGTTAAAGACAATTTTGGAGGTGAGGTAGCTTTTCTAGTAGAAGGGATTACAAAACTTTCCAAAATTAAATATAGAGGAGTAGACAGATACAATGAGTCTTTGAGAAAAATGTTTTTGGCCATGGCTCAAGATTTAAGAGTTATTTTAATAAAATTTGCTGACAGACTTCATAATTTAAGAACCCTAGAAGGTCTTCCTGAGAAAAAAAGAACAAGAATTGCTCGTGAAACCCTAGAAATTTATGCTCCAATTGCAGGACTACTTGGTATTTGGCGCTTTAAATGGCAACTCGAAGACCTCTGTTTTAAGCATCTCTATCCTGAAGAATTCAAAAAACTCGAATACAAATATGAGGTTGAACAACGAGTTGAGCGCAACCAATATATTCAAAAAATTAAAAAAGAATTAGGAAATAAGCTAAAAGAAGTCGGCCTTAAGGAGTTTGATATACTTGGCCGGTTTAAGCATCTCTATAGTATTTATAAAAAAATGCAAATCAAAAATAGACGTTTTGATGAGATTTATGATGTATTTGCACTGAGAGTAGTTGTCCCTAATATTTCTGACTGTTATCGAGTTCTTGGGGTTATTCACGAATTATGGAAACCAAAATCTTCTCGTTTCAAAGATTACATTGCTGTTCCAAAACCAAATGGCTACAGAAGTTTGCATACAACTGTTTTCGGGCCAGGTGGGAAAGCGACTGAATTTCAAATAAGAACCACTGAAATGAATGACGAGGCTTTTTACGGAATTGCCGCTCATTGGTACTACAAAAAAGAAGGAGGAATTCAGAAGAATGCTGAAAATCAGCCAAGATGGGTTAAGGATATTCTAGTAACTCAAAAAGAAGCTATGAATTCCAATGAATTTATTCAAAAAATTAAAATTGATATTTTCCAAAAACGAAAGTTTGTCTTTTCTCCCAAAGGAGATGTTTTTGATATGCCTGAAGGTTCTACTCCAATTGATTTTGCCTACGCCGTTCACACCGAAATTGGGAACCATGCAACTGGAGCGCTTGTAAACAATACTATGGCCAAACTCGACCAGACATTAAAGAATGGAGATATGGTTGAAATACTAATAGACAAAAAAAGAAAAGGACCCAATAAAGACTGGCTCAAATTTGTAAAGACAGGAAGAGCTAAAGATAAAATAAACCAAGCCCTGAAAGGATCATCTCATTTTGATAATATTATAAAACTACTGCCTTATACAAAAAAATAA
- a CDS encoding response regulator — protein sequence MANGKKTILLVEDDNMISAMYKTKFEQANFEVLMADNGADGLELALSNKPDLILLDIIMPQLDGFTVLEKLKADTKTKNISVFLLTNLGTEEDIQKGQELGAKDYLVKANLTPAEVLDKVKKEFK from the coding sequence ATGGCAAATGGGAAAAAAACAATACTTCTAGTGGAGGATGATAATATGATTAGCGCTATGTATAAAACAAAGTTTGAACAGGCTAATTTTGAAGTTTTGATGGCCGATAATGGCGCTGATGGTCTTGAATTAGCTTTAAGTAATAAACCTGATTTAATACTTCTTGATATTATAATGCCACAACTAGACGGGTTTACAGTGCTCGAAAAATTAAAAGCGGACACCAAAACAAAGAATATATCTGTTTTTCTTTTAACAAATCTAGGCACAGAAGAAGACATCCAGAAGGGGCAAGAATTGGGAGCAAAAGATTATCTTGTAAAAGCGAACTTGACACCAGCGGAAGTTCTCGATAAGGTAAAAAAGGAATTTAAATAA
- a CDS encoding nucleoside-diphosphate kinase (catalyzes the formation of nucleoside triphosphate from ATP and nucleoside diphosphate), giving the protein MSHLKNERTVVIIKPDGVQRTLIGEIIKRYEKVGLKLVAMKMVMPTPERATEHYMVGGEEWLEEVGRKANASYEKKGLKSPFATNKDCGVAVLERNAKYLSAGPVVAMIWQGAGAIPLVRKITGGTEPLSSDVGTIRGDYTLDSYAMADQGERSVRNLIHASGEVEEAEKEIKIWFSEDEILDYRLIVEAMLYDVDLDGIKE; this is encoded by the coding sequence ATGAGTCATCTAAAAAACGAAAGAACTGTGGTTATTATTAAACCAGATGGAGTTCAAAGAACATTAATTGGCGAAATTATTAAAAGATACGAAAAAGTTGGTTTAAAACTAGTTGCTATGAAAATGGTAATGCCAACACCCGAGAGAGCAACAGAACATTATATGGTTGGTGGAGAAGAGTGGTTAGAGGAAGTTGGAAGAAAAGCTAACGCTTCTTATGAGAAGAAAGGCTTGAAATCCCCATTCGCGACAAATAAAGATTGTGGAGTTGCTGTTCTTGAGAGAAATGCAAAGTATTTGAGTGCTGGACCTGTTGTTGCTATGATTTGGCAAGGTGCTGGTGCTATCCCATTGGTAAGAAAGATTACTGGTGGAACAGAGCCATTATCAAGTGATGTTGGAACAATTCGTGGTGACTACACCCTGGACTCTTATGCTATGGCTGATCAAGGAGAGAGAAGCGTTAGAAACTTGATTCATGCTTCTGGTGAAGTAGAAGAAGCTGAGAAGGAAATAAAAATTTGGTTTTCAGAAGATGAAATTCTTGATTATAGATTAATAGTTGAAGCAATGCTTTATGACGTTGATCTAGACGGAATTAAAGAATAA